TTTCGGAAAATGATTTTTTGTAGAACAATAATGGATTTACTAATTCGATAGTTATAAAACTAATAATTACTAAATGGAATTTAATAATACAGAATTGATTGGCTATTTGGCCATGGTGTCCCTAATTATTTCTTTTTCCTTCAGGGATGTGAATAAGCTTAGGATTGTGAATACATTTGCTTGCACTTGCTTTGTGGTATACGGCATGTTGCTTAAAGCTTACCCAGTTGCTATTTCCAATTTTATTATCATTGTGATCAATATTGTTCAATTGGTTAGAGGAAATAGCAAGAAGGATTCTTGAAAACGGCAAAACAAAAATTCTAACCAAAGCTTATATTTCTTAGGAGGTTTTATCTATGGATTTTGAGTTGTTATTACAAATTTGCCAATATATCAGCTTGACCTTGTTCACCTATCTAGCGATCAAACAAAAGACTTATAGCTGGCTGTTTTGGATGATTTTTTTATTGGCCTTCGGATACTTGTTGCATTACAAGCATATGGGAGAGATGATTATGATGCAATTGGTGTACTTTGTCTTGGGCTTGTATTATTGGATCAAGTGGATAAGATTGGATATAAAAGTCAAACGATTGGCAGGGTCTCAGCATTTGATTATAAATATGGTGGCTTTGTGCTTGTTGGCGGTTAAAGTGGCGTTAAGAACTAGGCTGGACGATTTTGGGTTGCAATATGATGAAGACTTGACTTTATTTTTGATCAATTTATATACCTTGATTATTTTATACTTGATAGGAAATAAGATAATGTCTGCTTGGGTTTATGTGGGGATCGTTAATTTCGCAGGTGTATTTTACTTCTTCTATCATAGTTATTATTTCGCTTTGCTCTATTGTTTGGTGATAACAGGACTGTCTATTTATGGCTATATATCATGGTACGAAGAGTCAAAAGGCGAAGAAGACAGTGATCTTGCTGATTAAATCACTGTCATCTAGTACTAAAATCATGACTATTGCATGATTGGGTTGTTTTTAGCGTAATATCTGCAATAAGCTTTGATCCCGCATTCTTCGCATTTGGGTTTTCTAGCCAGACAAATGTATCTGCCGTGTAAAATCAACCAGTGATGTGCGGTGGCAATGTGCTCCTTGGGGATATTTTTGATGAGATAATTCTCCACTTCCAAAGGCGTTTTAGATTTCAAAGGCACAAGTCCTATTCTTTTTGAAACTCTGTACACATGCGTATCCACAGCCATCGAAGGCTGATCGAAAATTACTGATGTGATTACATTGGCGGTTTTTCTTCCCACTCCGGGAAGTTTTTGCAATTCTTTGGTTGTGGACGGAATTTCACTATCGAACTCCTCCACAAGCATTTTGCCCATGCCGAGCAAATGCTTGGTTTTGTTGTTTGGGTAGCTTACCGATTTAATGTATGGAAATAATTCGTCGAAGTTGGATGATGCCAAATGCTCTGGTGTAGGAAAGTCCTCGAATAGTTTGGGAGTGACTAAGTTGATTCTTTTGTCAGTGCATTGCGCGCTTAAGATCACAGCTACTAGCAATTCGAAAGGATTGCTGTAGTTAAGTTCTGTTTCGGCATCGGGGTTATGCTTCTGGAAGTAATCTATGATGGCGTCGTATCTTTCTTTTCTTCGCATTTTCATTTTGTTTCGGATATGCGAATTTAATAAAAAAGGATAATCGCGCCTTTATTTTTCGACCTTATTGATTTGATGGTTTTTTGAGTAGGCCAGAATATTGTTGATTACGCTTTCCGGAGCGCTTTTTTTGGCTGTGTTGATGAAATTGATGGTTTCAGCCATCTCTTGATAGGATTCAAATAACTCATTGTCATGCAAAAGAGCTATTTGAATATCTTGAGTTTCGTTAACGTTTGTTTCTCCATAAATATATCTCAGCAAGTCGTTAGGCGAGAATTTTTTCATGATGATTTAGGTTGTTTGTGTCAATCATTTTTTTTCTAAGATTGACGATAGCATAGCGCATTCTTCCAAGAGCAGTATTTATGCTGACATTGGTCTGATCTGCGATTTCCTGAAAGCTCATTTGCATGAAGTTTCTCATGATAAGCACTTCTTTTTGCTTGTCGGGGAGTTCTTCGATCAGAATTTTAAGAGTGGCGATGGTTTCGTCTTTCATTTTGATATCCTCAGCGCTTTCGGAAATAAGGTGCAGAGAGTCGATGAACTCATTGCGATCTTCCATTTCGACAGTAGGATACTTTTTTTGTTTGCGGTAATAGTCGATAGCTTTGTTATGGGCTATTCTCATTACCCAAGGGTAAAATTTGCCTTCTTCATTATAAAGCCCGGATCTGATTTTTTGTATCACCTTAAGAAATGTTTCTTGCATCAGATCCTGGGCTACAAAATCGTCTTTTACGATAATGTAAATTGTGGTATAAATTTTAGCTTGGTATTTTTTTACGAGTATTTCAAAAGCTTCTTCGTCTCCATTCATGTATGCCTTCATTAATTCGGCATCCTTGCGATTTGTTAGGGTTTCCATTGCAGTTCAGAATTTGGTTTCGTAGAGCTTTCGCCATATAGTTATTTTTGGGTTCGTAAAATAATGAATGTAGTCTTGTTTGTTTTGTTATTAGGGCCAAGGCCGTTTCTTAAGGCTTGTTTCCGTTAAACTGGATTTGTATAACACAAAATATAATAAATTAATTTAAGTAACAAGGAAAGTGTTAAAAAAATATTGAAAAGGGTAAATTTTTATCATTAATGCATTTGAGTGAATTAAGTAATTTTATACAATATTTTACTATTAGTAAATAAAATTAAAAATTGTAATAATAGACAAGACCTTAAGGCTAACTCGTGTATCGTTATTATTTTTGTTTTTATTTTCTATTCAATGAGAAACTTAGTTATTTCAAGAGTTTATGCAGTAGTGCAAGATTCTATCTAATTTTTAAAATCGCTATGAGTCAATATATATCTGTGGACAAGTTTGAGGAGTTGGATCCAAAGCAGTTTATTATAATCAAAGGAGCCAGAGTTAATAACCTTAAAAACTTGAGCGTAGCCATACCAAGAAATCGTTTGGTTGTGGTTACTGGCTTGTCAGGGTCCGGAAAGTCTTCTTTGGCTTTTGACACTTTGTTTGCGGAAGGTCAAAGGATGTATGTTGAAAGTTTAAGTTCTTATGCCCGTCAGTTTTTAGGACGAATGGAAAAGCCTGAAGTGGACTATATTAAAGGTGTTGCTCCAGCCATAGCGATAGAGCAGAAAGTGAATACTCGAAATCCAAGGTCGACTGTAGGCACTTCTACTGAAATTTATGATTATCTGAAATTGTTATTCGCAAGAGTGGGCAAGACCATTTCGCCTATAAGTGGAAATGAGGTAACGAAGCATAGCGTTACAGATGTGGTTGACTTTATCTTTGGGCATGAGGATGGAACTCGTTTGACAATTATGGGTCCATTGCGTATCCATGAAGAGAGGACTGTTCTTGAAGAGTTGAAGCTATTGCTAAGCAAAGGTTACACACGTGTGGTAGTGAACGGAGAACCAAAGTTTATTGAAGAACTTGTCAACGAAGAATTATCCGAGGAAGCGTCTATAAAGATATTGATTGATAGGATTGCGGTAAAGCATGAGGAAGAAGAGTATCAATATAGAGTAGCTGATTCTGTGCAAACGGCTTTCTTTGAAGGAGAGGGCGAATGCGAAGTACTTATCTTGGGAGGAGAATCATATACATTTTCAGATAAGTTTGAATTGGATGGAGTTCAATTTGAAGAGCCTTCCGTGAATTTGTTCACGTTTAATAATCCTTATGGCGCATGCAAAAAATGCGAAGGGTTTGGCCATGTGATAGGGGTTGATCCCGATCTAGTGATTCCAAATAAGAATCTTTCGGTATATGAAAATGCGATATTGCCTTGGAGAGGGGAAACCATGAAAAAGTGGAAAGAAGCATTGATCTCGCATGCAATGGACTTTGATTTTCCTGTGCACCGTCCAATTGCTGATTTGACAAAAGAGGAGGAAGAGCTTCTTTGGACAGGAAATAAGCACTTCAAAGGTTTGAATGCGTTTTTCAAGTTTTTGGAATCCAAGACGCATAAGATTCAGTATAGAGTGATGCTGTCTAGATACAGAGGGAGAACAATATGTCCAGAGTGCCATGGCACAAGGCTGCGCAAAGACGCTGGTTTTGTTAAAATAGGCGGCAAGTCTATAATTGATGTGGTATTGATGCCTGTGAAGAATTTAATCGATTTTTTTGATGGCCTGGAGTTGACAGAGCATGAATCAAAAGTAGCTAAGAGAATTCTCGCGGAAATAAGAAATCGACTTCATTACCTTGATGAAGTAGGTTTGAATTATTTGACTTTAAATCGTTTGTCTTCCACTTTGTCAGGTGGAGAATATCAAAGAATCAAGTTGGCTACATCGCTTGGAAGCGCTTTGGTGGGATCGATGTATATACTTGACGAGCCAAGTATTGGTTTGCACCCGAGAGACACGGCGCGATTGATAAGCGTGCTTAAGACATTGAGAGATCTTGGAAATACTGTGATTGTAGTGGAGCATGAGGAAGAAGTGATGAGAGCGGCTGACCAAATTATCGATATTGGTCCTGATGCAGGAAGTCATGGAGGAGAATTGGTATTCCAAGGAACTTTGGAGGAGCTTTCGAAAGAGAATAATACGTATACAGCCCGATATCTTAATGGCGAGAATAAGATTGATTTGCCCGAATATAGGCGACAGTGGAGGCGATTTGTTGAAGTGAAAGGTGCCAGAGAAAATAACTTGAAAAATATAGATGTGAAATTTCCGCTGGGAGTGCTTTCTGTTATAACTGGTGTTAGTGGTTCCGGCAAGTCTACATTATTGAGGAAGTTGTTGTATCCTTCATTAAGCAGGGCTTTGGAACTGGATACATTGGAAATCGGAAAGATGGATGAGCTTGTCGGAGATTATGACATGATCAAATCCATAGAGTTCATTGATCAAAACCCGATAGGTAAATCGTCTAGATCCAACCCTGTGACGTATGTGAAAGCTTACGACCCAATCAGGCAGTTGTATGCTGACCAAGCTTTGTCCAAACAAAGAGGGTATAAGCCAGCTCATTTTTCGTTTAATGTGGATGGAGGTAGATGCGAAATGTGCCAAGGAGAGGGTACTGTTAAGATAGAAATGCAGTTCATGGCGGATTTGTATCTTACTTGCGAGAGTTGTCAAGGCAAAAGATTCAAGAAAGAAATTTTGGATGTTCAGTATAATGAAAAGAATATATCGGACGTGCTTGATATGACTCTTGCAGATGCGATGACATTTTTTGAAGGAAAGCCTGCCATCGTCAATAAATTGAAACCGCTTTACGACGTTGGCCTTGGATATATCACATTGGGGCAATCAGCTAGTTCACTGAGTGGAGGTGAAGCGCAAAGAGTCAAGCTAGCCTCATATTTAGGCAAGTCCAACTCAAGAGGAGACGATCATAAACTATTTATTTTTGATGAGCCCACAACAGGTTTGCATTTTCATGACATAAAAAAATTATTGAATGCAATCAATGAATTGATAAAAATGGGGCATTCGGTTATTATAATCGAGCATAACATGGAAGTGATCAAAACCGCGGACTGGATTATTGATTTGGGGCCGGATGGGGGTGAAAACGGAGGTTATTTGAACTTTGCGGGAACTCCTGAGGATATGGTCAAGCTTGATGATAATCATACGGCAAAGTATTTGAGAGAACATTTGCAATAAATTTGGTATAGCTTCAGTTTACTATCATAAAAAATTATCTGTATTGTTATAAAAGAAATAATATGGAGTCTATTTGTTAATTAAACAAATGTTTCTAAATTGACGTTTGTATTACATATGTAGCACATAGTGTTATAATGTTAAATACACAAATAGACAAAAGATGAGCGATAAAAAAATGGGAAAAACCGAAGAATCAGTGAATGTAAGCTTGCGACTTAAGCGCAAGAGCATTGACCGAATAGAAAAAGTAAGCGAATTACTTCATACTACAAACAGAACTCAAGCGATTTCAACTTCATTGGCATTGGCCGAAGCTATACTTAAGCGATTTAAAGATGAGCCGATCGTATTATTGAACCCTGACGGTACCAAAGAAACTATAACGCTCGTATAAATCATTTGATTTTCAAACAAAACACAACTCGCTGCCAATAGTATATCAGCGGGGGATTTTTTTATGCCCAAGCAACAATACACTACGTCAAGCTCAGACCTTAACTTGACTGAAGAGGAAGATTCCGCTGTTGAATATCGGACTGCTTCCAAAGAAGATCTGCACCCAAATGACAAGCTGAAATTTGCCAAGATGACTCTATTGGGATTGGGAATTTTAGCTGTATCGGTTATAGTCATGCATTTTTATTTGATAATAAAGCATGGTTCAGATAAACTTGAAACAATAGTTACCGCCGTTTTTACAGCTGTTGTTACTCTTTCCACATCTATCATTACATTTTATTTTAAGGATACTAGAAGGTAAAAGGCTTATTTATCAATGCTTTACCCAAATCAATAAAAAGTATCTGATATCCTACATTTAGTATAAATTATTGGGATGACTTAAAGATACCTTTGTAAGGTATTCAAAAGATTATTCTTAAAGTCAACATTAATTATTTATAAAAATGAAAAGGACAGTATTAATCACAGGAACATCAACTGGTATAGGAAAATCGGCTGTAAAGAAATTTCATGCTGAAGGCTGGAATGTAATTGCCACTATGCGCAACCCTGAAGCAGGGAAGGAGCTTGCTCAGTTGGACAATGTGTTGGTTGCGGAGCTGGATGTGACAAAGATTGAGACGATTGAAAGTGCGATCGAATCAGGCATAGAAGAATTCGAAACGATCGATGTAGTCATCAATAATGCTGGATATGGCACTATGGGACCTTTGGAAGGTGCTTCAGAGGAATTGATGAAGCATATTTTTGAGGTGAATGTATTTGGAGTGGCAAGAGTTACTAAAGCTATTTTGCCTCATATGCGCGGCAATAATAGTGGACTTATCGTAAATATCTCATCGATAGTAGGTAGAGCTACTTTTCCTTATCAAGCTTTGTATCACTCCACCAAACACGCACTGGAAGGACTAACCGAGGATTTGCAATATGAATTGAGGCCTTTGGGAATAAGAGTTAAGTTGGTAGAGCCAGGAGGTGTTAACACTGAATTTTTGAATAGTATCGCTTATACTGAGGTAGACGGAATAAAAGAATATGAGCCGGGCCTGGAGAAATATTATAAAGCGATAAAGAATTATACGCCAGAAATGCTGAGCACATCAGAACAAATCGCGGATGTAGTCTTTGAGGCTTCGACTGACGACTCCAATACTTTGAGATATTTGGCCGGAGAAGATGCTAAGCAAACTCAACAAGCAAGATCGAATATGTCAGATGAGGAATTTTATCAAATGATGAAAGATCAATTTAAGCTATAGTATAGCTGAATTTCTTATAAAATAAGTTTATTCTATGGCAAACTTGAGCATATATATATTGTCATTTATCATGTTGACAAGCGCTGTGGCGCATATTGTCGCTCCTGAGTTTTACAAGGCAATGATACCGAGTTTTATACCTTTTCTTGTGGCGAATATTTTGGCGGCTTTAGCTGAAGGAGCAATAGGCATATTGCTATTAATTCCGAAGTACAGACACATTGGAGGTCTGGGCTTTATGTTATTGATGATGGCTTTTTTGCCAGTGCATATGTGGGATTTAGTTAGAGAAAATCCAGCAATCGGGCCTCCACCAGCTCCTGCGATTCGCTTGGCGTTTCAGTTTGCGCTGATATATGTTGGGTGGAGAATTTTCAAAAAGTTTTTAATGGCAAAAAGCAAAATTGATATATAGCAATTGGATTAATTGCATGGTGTTTTGAGAATGAGAGGCGTGGAAATTCACGCCTTATTTCTTTATATCTTCAACTTTGATAATCTTAGCTTTTTGTTCCGCAATTTTATTGCCCCATTCAGCTATATTTTTCAATAGAGGAATCAATGAAATCCCGAAGTCGGTTAACGAATACTCGACTTTAAGTGGAGGCTTGGTAGTGTAGACTTTTCGATTTACTATGCCATCGGATTCCAATTGCTTGAGTTGAAGGCTTAATGTTCTCTCTGTGACGACAGGCATTGTCTTTTTTAGTTCGTTGTACCTTTTAGGGCCATCTATCAAATGGTATAAAATGACGGTTTTCCATTTTCCTCCGATATAGTCCATGGTGATGCTGGTAGAGCATGGATATAGCTTTTCATTTATTTTAAATAATTCCGAGTCGCACTTAATCTTCATAGCATGTTTTGTTATGCTATCCAAAAGGATAGTTATTGTAAAGGTATTTTACATTAATTATTATTGCAACTATAAATTTTATAGTCATGTAATTAATAGTGTTATTTTATAAAAAATAGGATTGAGAAAATGAAAAAATACAGATTCTTACTAAAGAGTTCCTTGTTGTTGATAGCTATGCTTGTGACATTAGGAGCCTGCGAACAGCAAAATAAAAACTCAGAGTCGAAGAGTATTTCTGTTGACGAAAGTCAAAAAAAGATTCTTATTGTTCTTACGAGCAATGACAAGCTTGGAGATACTGGAAATCAAACAGGTTATTGGATAGAGGAATTGGCTAGTCCTTATTATGCATTCAAAAAGGAAGGCTTTGATGTAGTGATGGCATCTGTTAATGGTGGCTTGTCTCCATTTGATCCAGGCAGTGCCGCGGAAGGAGCCATTAACGAAGAAGGAAAGAAATTTCAAAATGATGAGGACGCTCAAAACTTGGTTCAAAATACGGTGAAATTGAGCGATATCAATCCATCTGATTTTGATGCTGTTTTCTATCCCGGCGGGCATGGACTATTGTGGGATTTAGTAAATAATTCTGAGTCGATAAGTTTGATAGAGTATTTTAATAATTCGGGCCAGCCAGTGGCTACTGTATGCCATGGACCTGCAGTATTGGCTAATGCCAAGCAAAAAGACGGTTCTCCATTAGTGCAAGGTAGAAAAGTGACAGGCTTTTCTGATGCCGAAGAATCAGCGATTTCTCTCACTGAGGTGGTTCCT
The Aureibacter tunicatorum DNA segment above includes these coding regions:
- a CDS encoding YgjV family protein — encoded protein: MEFNNTELIGYLAMVSLIISFSFRDVNKLRIVNTFACTCFVVYGMLLKAYPVAISNFIIIVINIVQLVRGNSKKDS
- a CDS encoding nicotinamide mononucleotide transporter — translated: MDFELLLQICQYISLTLFTYLAIKQKTYSWLFWMIFLLAFGYLLHYKHMGEMIMMQLVYFVLGLYYWIKWIRLDIKVKRLAGSQHLIINMVALCLLAVKVALRTRLDDFGLQYDEDLTLFLINLYTLIILYLIGNKIMSAWVYVGIVNFAGVFYFFYHSYYFALLYCLVITGLSIYGYISWYEESKGEEDSDLAD
- the nth gene encoding endonuclease III, with protein sequence MRRKERYDAIIDYFQKHNPDAETELNYSNPFELLVAVILSAQCTDKRINLVTPKLFEDFPTPEHLASSNFDELFPYIKSVSYPNNKTKHLLGMGKMLVEEFDSEIPSTTKELQKLPGVGRKTANVITSVIFDQPSMAVDTHVYRVSKRIGLVPLKSKTPLEVENYLIKNIPKEHIATAHHWLILHGRYICLARKPKCEECGIKAYCRYYAKNNPIMQ
- a CDS encoding RNA polymerase sigma factor, which produces METLTNRKDAELMKAYMNGDEEAFEILVKKYQAKIYTTIYIIVKDDFVAQDLMQETFLKVIQKIRSGLYNEEGKFYPWVMRIAHNKAIDYYRKQKKYPTVEMEDRNEFIDSLHLISESAEDIKMKDETIATLKILIEELPDKQKEVLIMRNFMQMSFQEIADQTNVSINTALGRMRYAIVNLRKKMIDTNNLNHHEKILA
- the uvrA gene encoding excinuclease ABC subunit UvrA, whose amino-acid sequence is MSQYISVDKFEELDPKQFIIIKGARVNNLKNLSVAIPRNRLVVVTGLSGSGKSSLAFDTLFAEGQRMYVESLSSYARQFLGRMEKPEVDYIKGVAPAIAIEQKVNTRNPRSTVGTSTEIYDYLKLLFARVGKTISPISGNEVTKHSVTDVVDFIFGHEDGTRLTIMGPLRIHEERTVLEELKLLLSKGYTRVVVNGEPKFIEELVNEELSEEASIKILIDRIAVKHEEEEYQYRVADSVQTAFFEGEGECEVLILGGESYTFSDKFELDGVQFEEPSVNLFTFNNPYGACKKCEGFGHVIGVDPDLVIPNKNLSVYENAILPWRGETMKKWKEALISHAMDFDFPVHRPIADLTKEEEELLWTGNKHFKGLNAFFKFLESKTHKIQYRVMLSRYRGRTICPECHGTRLRKDAGFVKIGGKSIIDVVLMPVKNLIDFFDGLELTEHESKVAKRILAEIRNRLHYLDEVGLNYLTLNRLSSTLSGGEYQRIKLATSLGSALVGSMYILDEPSIGLHPRDTARLISVLKTLRDLGNTVIVVEHEEEVMRAADQIIDIGPDAGSHGGELVFQGTLEELSKENNTYTARYLNGENKIDLPEYRRQWRRFVEVKGARENNLKNIDVKFPLGVLSVITGVSGSGKSTLLRKLLYPSLSRALELDTLEIGKMDELVGDYDMIKSIEFIDQNPIGKSSRSNPVTYVKAYDPIRQLYADQALSKQRGYKPAHFSFNVDGGRCEMCQGEGTVKIEMQFMADLYLTCESCQGKRFKKEILDVQYNEKNISDVLDMTLADAMTFFEGKPAIVNKLKPLYDVGLGYITLGQSASSLSGGEAQRVKLASYLGKSNSRGDDHKLFIFDEPTTGLHFHDIKKLLNAINELIKMGHSVIIIEHNMEVIKTADWIIDLGPDGGENGGYLNFAGTPEDMVKLDDNHTAKYLREHLQ
- a CDS encoding SDR family oxidoreductase gives rise to the protein MKRTVLITGTSTGIGKSAVKKFHAEGWNVIATMRNPEAGKELAQLDNVLVAELDVTKIETIESAIESGIEEFETIDVVINNAGYGTMGPLEGASEELMKHIFEVNVFGVARVTKAILPHMRGNNSGLIVNISSIVGRATFPYQALYHSTKHALEGLTEDLQYELRPLGIRVKLVEPGGVNTEFLNSIAYTEVDGIKEYEPGLEKYYKAIKNYTPEMLSTSEQIADVVFEASTDDSNTLRYLAGEDAKQTQQARSNMSDEEFYQMMKDQFKL
- a CDS encoding helix-turn-helix domain-containing protein; this encodes MKIKCDSELFKINEKLYPCSTSITMDYIGGKWKTVILYHLIDGPKRYNELKKTMPVVTERTLSLQLKQLESDGIVNRKVYTTKPPLKVEYSLTDFGISLIPLLKNIAEWGNKIAEQKAKIIKVEDIKK
- a CDS encoding type 1 glutamine amidotransferase domain-containing protein produces the protein MKKYRFLLKSSLLLIAMLVTLGACEQQNKNSESKSISVDESQKKILIVLTSNDKLGDTGNQTGYWIEELASPYYAFKKEGFDVVMASVNGGLSPFDPGSAAEGAINEEGKKFQNDEDAQNLVQNTVKLSDINPSDFDAVFYPGGHGLLWDLVNNSESISLIEYFNNSGQPVATVCHGPAVLANAKQKDGSPLVQGRKVTGFSDAEESAISLTEVVPFLLEEKFRESGADYSKGENWASYVVVDENLITGQNPASSSAVAVELIKKLKQ